From a single Arachis hypogaea cultivar Tifrunner chromosome 3, arahy.Tifrunner.gnm2.J5K5, whole genome shotgun sequence genomic region:
- the LOC112781526 gene encoding protein MAIN-LIKE 1-like, with product MFDFISSGRMLRDFVTHILQPTRVISGVRRQQNMPLYDRIIPYLETADLYHLARLKLGLPIDGEPISGCLTEFENLMENTRPAWVWFHELFGELPPQSKVKQMTVCYTWFHERFRVLPADASEETVRIYARAYILMLLSSRLFADKNTNWVHLRWLPYLASLDDLGRYSWDSAALAWLYICLCRGTNRNITNLVGPLQLLQSWIFWRFPTLRPSRFDGFGFPLASRWATYLPRNDAGDQRVVSARLSLDRLRVHDVSHLLIALTWTGLC from the exons ATGTTTGATTTTATCAGTAGTGGTCGTATGCTGAGAGATTTTGTTACCCACATTTTGCAGCCTACTAGGGTTATTAGCGGCGTTAGGAGACAACAAAATATGCCTTTATACGACCGGATTATACCGTATCTGGAGACCGCGGACTTGTATCATTTGGCTAGGCTGAAA CTGGGTTTGCCGATTGATGGAGAGCCCATTAGTGGGTGCCTGACTGAGTTTGAGAATCTGATGGAAAATACAAGACCGGCATGGGTGTGGTTTCACGAGTTGTTTGGGGAGTTACCTCCGCAGAGTAAAGTCAAGCAGATGACAGTGTGCTATACATGGTTCCATGAGAGGTTCCGGGTTCTCCCAGCAGATGCTAGTGAGGAGACCGTGCGTATATACGCGCGTGCTTATATTCTGATGTTGTTGTCCTCTCGGCTGTTTGCGGACAAGAACACAAACTGGGTCCACCTTCGCTGGTTGCCTTATTTGGCATCGTTGGATGACTTGGGCAGATATAGCTGGGACTCTGCGGCACTGGCCTGGTTGTATATATGTCTTTGTCGTGGGACAAACAGAAATATTACTAACTTGGTCGGGCCACTACAGCTTCTACAgtcttggattttctggaggtttCCCACTTTGAGGCCTAGTAGGTTTGATGGATTCGGGTTTCCGCTTGCATCCAG GTGGGCTACATATCTACCGAGAAATGATGCAGGGGATCAAAGAGTGGTGTCTGCACGCCTTTCTTTGGACCGATTGCGTGTCCACGATGTGAGTCATTTACTTATTGCTCTTACTTGGACTGGTTTATGTTAA
- the LOC140183582 gene encoding zinc finger BED domain-containing protein RICESLEEPER 3-like has translation MACMMKRKFDKYWKDIHCIMGVAAILDPRYKFDGLEYKFARVCEDPNEYTRKVERIKQACYELLYEYQKNTSNSSNMSVESTQELKVNADEDDDVGYQLYIRQKKKKKSLFVKTKFDHYVEEDVYPLTPDFDILAWWKVNGVRFPTL, from the coding sequence ATGGCATGTATGATGAAGAGAAAGTTTGATAAGTATTGGAAagacattcattgcattatggGTGTTGCTGCAATTCTAGATCCTAGGTATAAGTTTGATGGGCTTGAATATAAGTTTGCTAGGGTATGTGAAGATCCTAATGAATACACAAGAAAAGTTGAGAGAATCAAACAGGCATGTTATGAGTTACTTTATGAATATCAAAAGAATACAtctaattcaagtaatatgtCAGTGGAATCTACACAAGAGCTTAAGGTTAATgcagatgaagatgatgatgttggTTATCAATTGTATATtagacaaaagaagaagaaaaaaagtttaTTTGTGAAGACGAAATTTGATCACTATGTAGAGGAAGATGTTTATCCTTTAACTCCTGATTTTGATATATTAGCTTGGTGGAAGGTAAATGGAGTTAGGTTTCCTACTCTTTAG